One region of Miscanthus floridulus cultivar M001 chromosome 19, ASM1932011v1, whole genome shotgun sequence genomic DNA includes:
- the LOC136529213 gene encoding serine/threonine-protein kinase ATR-like isoform X2, protein MLLQFNLPGHTKLLEDDSQLIGDGTHFVHPTYADLISMLKLMWDVGHAVTETSSNYKIEYLLLQVCAKIGNRLTSGCDLEFLDLAIRNGTAETKNEAIISLPIIVLYSGPRMLGAMFKKLESVDALGLENVGKSIAFSLGFLSCLNGTTDHTDNVGDHCKLFLDKHYEQPVSTLDLLLRGFCCPQCDIMNRTVHNEEQVSIVDIAPLQVESVDFNINISKAHTLFFKFLYTGTSEESIVSLVEALPRLLRHSSRHLLLEMRTRWNQCFEFLLCHEMKAVREAFSGVVYCFLENSVMDILFSGGLGMNGGSKELQFMDKIKCAFTKAEDSQILLTLLESIGTIVKVSDIHGEVFFCSFVLLIGQLDNHNSIIRMTALRLIHRCCAYCFKGGLDLFLLKYSHARDNLYDYLSSRLVTHPVIIKEFAEDIVGIKTVELIKRMVPSVIPKLIVSHPNNNHAIFTLRELASHLNIELVPLIVNMLPKVLCFALFYEDGQHLPSVLQFYKNETGTDSKEIFAAALPTLLDEIVCFPGESDQIENDIRTAKISPTIQNIARILTDSETLPEFLRNDFVRLLNSIDKKMLHSDDMKLQKQALQRIRKLIEMMGPYLNTHTPKIMVLLSFAIDKEGLQMGGLDVLHFFIKQLAQVSPSSIKYVLSQVVAAFIPSLERCRGCPSMNLGKIVEILEELVVKNNSLLKQHIRELPLLPSIPSLSEVNKVIEEARGLMTLQDHLKDAVNGLNHESLNVRYMVACELSKLFNARREDMTALIIGEDIADLDVISSLVMALLKGCAEQSRTVVGQRLKLVCADCLGALGAVDPAKLKVSSCERFKIECSDDDLIFELIHKHLARAFRAAADTTVQDSAALAIQELLKLAGCQSSSSEESNCCEMSYRGQKLWDRFSNYVKEIIAPCLTSRFHLPNTTDSALAGPIFRPTMSFRRWIYYWIRKLSSHATGSRSSIFSACRGILRHDMPTAIYLLPYLVLNVVCYGTPEARQSITEEILCVLNAAASENSGAAVHEIAVGQSEVCIQAIFTLLDNLGQWVDDLKQEIALSQSSYAMAGKHGGKLKDGTYSDHEQDQMLVQCSNVAELLAAIPKVTLARASLRCQAHARALMYFESHVQENSGSSNPAAECSGTFSDNDISFLMEIYGGLDEPDGLLGLANLRKSSSLQDQLIINEKAGNWAEVLTLCEQALQMEPTSVHRQSDVLNCLLNMCHLQGMIAHVDGLVCSIPQYKKTWFMHGVQAAWRLGRWDLMDSYLTRTDKGLVFSSSENNASFDMDLAKIFKAMMIKDQFLVAEKIAQSKQALLVPLAAAGMDSYMRAYPYVVKLHMLRELEDFNSLLGDESFIDKSFRANDPNFLKLTKDWENRLRCTQPSLWTREPLLALRRVVFSQSHMNVQVGNCWLQYAKLCRLAGHSETAHLAILEADASGAPNAHMEKAKYLWNIRKFDSAIAELQQTLINMPAEVLGNAVVSSLCSLSLALPNAPISATQASKENPDVSKTLLLYTRWIHNTGQKQSADIKSLYSRVTELRPKWEKGFFCMAKFFDDLLVDARKRQEDKFACKVGSVPSSSASRAIEEKEKPWCEFLPGVLLCYGKALHKGHKNLFQALPRMLTLWFEFGSIYVRNESSSNQRLIRGCLKDLPTYQWLTVLSQLISRICHQNADVVRMVKCIITSILREYPQQALWMMAAVSNSTVLARRDAAAEILQSAKKGCRRGSNALFSQFTNLIGHLIRLCSHPGQPRAKTINISTEFSALKRMMPLGIILPVQQALTVTLPSYDSNMSDQSGFHPFSVSQHPTIAGIADEVEILNSLQKPKKVVFLGSDGVERPFLCKPKDDLRKDSRMMEFNAMINRLLSTVPESRRRKLYIRTFAVVPLTEDCGMVEWVPNTRGLRHILQDIYITFGKFDRAKTNSQIKKIYDTCHGKMPDDVMLKIRILPMFPPVFHKWFLTTFSEPAAWFRARVAYAHTTAVWSMVGHIVGLGDRHGENILFDSTTGDCVHVDFSCLFDRGLLLDKPEVVPFRLTQNMIDGLGITGYEGVFLKVCEITLSVLRTHKETLMTVLETFIHDPLVEWTKLNKSSGGEVQNPHAQRAITNIKARLQGVLVGAKASPSLPLSVEGQARRLIAEAVSLNNLGKMYIWWMPWF, encoded by the exons ATGCTTCTCCAAT TCAATCTTCCTGGGCACACTAAACTTCTTGAAGATGACTCTCAGTTGATTGGTGATGGTACACATTTTGTTCATCCAACATATGCTGACCTCATcagcatgttgaaactgatgtgggaTGTTGGTCATGCTGTCACTGAAACTAGTTCAAACTACAAGATAGAATATCTTTTGTTGCAAGTCTGTGCTAAGATTGGCAATAGACTGACTTCTGGATGTGATCTTGAATTCCTTGATTTGGCTATCCGTAATGGAACTGCTGAGACTAAAAATGAGGCAATTATATCACTACCCATAATTGTGTTATATTCTGGTCCTAGGATGCTTGGAGCAATGTTTAAGAAACTTGA GTCAGTGGATGCTTTAGGACTCGAGAACGTGGGGAAAAGTATTGCCTTTTCACTTGGTTTTCTATCTTGCTTAAATGGAACCACTGATCACACCGACAATGTGGGGGACCATTGCAAGCTATTCTTGGACAAGCACTATGAACAACCTGTGTCAACATTAGATCTTCTCTTGAGAGGTTTCTGTTGCCCTCAATGTGATATCATGAATAGAACTGTCCACAATGAAGAGCAAGTTTCTATAGTGGACATTGCACCATTACAAGTTGAGAGTGTGGACTTCAATATTAACATCTCCAAGGCCCAcactctctttttcaaatttctCTACACAGGGACTTCTGAGGAATCTATAGTTTCTTTGGTTGAAGCTTTGCCACGGTTATTGAGGCATTCTAGCAGGCATCTTCTACTTGAGATGAGAACTCGGTGGAATCAGTGTTTTGAATTTCTTCTGTGTCATGAAATGAAAGCTGTCAGGGAAGCATTTTCTGGTGTAGTCTACTGCTTCTTGGAAAACAGTGTTATGGATATTTTGTTTTCTGGTGGACTGGGAATGAATGGAGGGTCTAAAGAACTTCAGTTCATGGACAAGATAAAATGTGCTTTCACCAAAGCTGAAGATTCTCAGATTCTTTTGACACTTCTGGAATCAATTGGTACTATTGTGAAAGTTAGTGATATTCATGGAGAAGTTTTCTTCTGTTCATTTGTGTTACTTATTGGCCAGCTTGATAATCATAATTCCATCATAAGGATGACTGCATTGAGATTAATTCACAGATGCTGTGCATACTGTTTCAAAGGAGGACTGGATCTCTTCCTCTTGAAGTACTCACATGCTAGAGATAATTTATATGACTATCTGTCATCTAGACTTGTGACTCATCCAGTAATAATTAAGGAATTCGCTGAGGACATTGTAGGTATTAAGACCGTAGAGCTGATTAAGAGAATGGTTCCATCAGTTATACCAAAGCTCATTGTATCGCACCCAAACAATAACCATGCTATTTTTACTCTGCGTGAACTGGCAAGCCATCTAAACATTGAGTTGGTACCACTGATTGTAAATATGTTGCCTAAAGTTCTCTGCTTTGCTCTTTTTTATGAAGATGGGCAGCATTTACCATCAGTTCTGCAATTTTATAAGAATGAGACGGGAACTGATAGCAAAGAGATATTTGCAGCTGCTTTGCCTACACTGCTTGATGAAATTGTATGTTTTCCTGGGGAATCTGATCAGATTGAGAATGAtataag GACAGCAAAAATCTCACCAACAATTCAGAATATTGCTAGAATTCTGACAGACAGTGAAACTCTTCCTGAGTTTTTGAGGAATGATTTTGTTCGCCTTCTCAATAGCATTGACAAGAAGATGCTTCACTCTGATGATATGAAGCTTCAAAAACAAGCTCTCCAGCGAATAAGGAAATTGATTGAGATGATGGGCCCTTATTTGAATACACATACGCCAAAGATTATGGTCCTGTTGAGTTTCGCCATTGATAAGGAAGGTCTCCAGATGGGTGGTCTTGATGTCTTACATTTTTTCATAAAGCAATTGGCTCAAGTATCACCAAGTAGTATCAAATATGTTCTGTCCCAAGTTGTAGCTGCTTTCATTCCATCTCTGGAAAGGTGCAGAGGATGTCCTTCCATGAACCTAGGTAAAATTGTTGAAATCCTAGAAGAGCTTGTTGTGAAAAACAATAGCTTGCTAAAGCAACATATACGTGAATTACCACTGTTGCCTAGCATACCGTCTTTATCGGAAGTAAACAAGGTAATAGAGGAAGCTAGAGGGCTAATGACACTGCAAGATCATCTGAAGGATGCTGTCAATGGTCTTAATCATGAAAGCTTAAATGTGAGGTACATGGTAGCTTGTGAGCTGAGTAAATTATTCAATGCCAGAAGGGAGGATATGACTGCTCTTATCATTGGTGAAGATATTGCTGATTTGGATGTAATAAGCTCTTTAGTTATGGCTTTACTTAAAGGATGTGCAGAGCAATCAAGGACTGTTGTTGGCCAGAGACTGAAACTAGTTTGTGCAGactgtcttggcgcacttggtgCTGTTGATCCTGCTAAGTTGAAGGTAAGTTCTTGTGAGCGCTTTAAGATAGAATGTTCAGATGATGATCTGATATTTGAGTTGATCCACAAGCATCTTGCAAGGGCATTCAGAGCTGCTGCTGACACTACAGTGCAAGATTCTGCTGCCTTGGCTATCCAGGAGCTACTAAAATTGGCAGGTTGCCAGTCTTCATCTAGTGAAGAATCAAATTGTTGTGAGATGAGCTACAGGGGCCAAAAGTTGTGGGACCGTTTCTCAAACTATGTCAAGGAAATTATTGCCCCATGCTTAACATCGAGGTTTCATCTTCCTAACACAACTGATTCTGCTTTAGCTGGCCCAATATTCCGCCCAACAATGTCTTTTAGAAGGTGGATATACTACTGGATTAGAAAGTTGTCATCACATGCAACTGGATCCCGTTCTAGTATTTTTAGTGCATGCCGTGGAATTCTTCGGCATGACATGCCAACTGCAATCTATCTCTTACCATACTTGGTCTTAAATGTTGTCTGTTATGGTACTCCAGAGGCTCGTCAGAGCATTACTGAGGAAATTCTGTGTGTTCTCAATGCTGCTGCTTCTGAAAATAGTGGGGCTGCTGTTCATGAAATTGCAGTGGGGCAGAGTGAGGTCTGTATTCAAGCCATCTTCACTTTACTTGATAACCTTGGGCAATGGGTTGATGACCTCAAACAGGAAATTGCTTTATCCCAGTCTAGTTATGCCATGGCTGGAAAGCATGGAGGTAAACTGAAAGATGGCACATATTCTGATCATGAACAGGATCAAATGCTGGTGCAGTGTAGCAATGTTGCTGAGTTGCTGGCTGCTATACCTAAAGTCACTCTAGCAAGGGCCTCTCTTAGATGTCAAGCTCATGCTCGTGCTCTAATGTACTTTGAATCCCATGTCCAGGAGAATTCTGGTTCCTCCAATCCAGCTGCGGAGTGTAGTGGCACCTTTTCAGACAATGACATATCTTTTCTTATGGAAATATATGGAGGATTGGATGAGCCTGATGGCCTCCTAGGTTTAGCGAATCTGAGGAAGTCATCGAGCCTACAGGATCAGCTTATCATTAATGAGAAAGCTGGAAACTGGGCTGAAGTCCTAACCTTATGTGAACAGGCCTTGCAAATGGAACCTACCTCTGTTCATAGACAATCCGATGTTCTTAATTGTTTGCTAAACATGTGCCACCTTCAAGGCATGATCGCCCATGTGGACGGTTTGGTTTGCAGTATACCCCAGTATAAGAAAACTTGGTTCATGCATGGAGTGCAAGCAGCGTGGCGATTAGGGAGATGGGATCTCATGGATTCATATCTGACCAGGACAGACAAGGGTCTGGTGTTCAGCAGTTCTGAGAATAATGCTTCTTTTGACATGGATCTTGCTAAGATATTCAAGGCCATGATGATCAAAGATCAGTTTCTGGTTGCTGAAAAAATTGCCCAGTCCAAGCAAGCATTGCTTGTACCTCTGGCTGCGGCAGGCATGGACTCATATATGCGTGCATATCCTTATGTTGTCAAGCTCCATATGTTGCGTGAGTTGGAAGACTTCAATTCCCTGTTGGGAGATGAGTCATTTATTGATAAGTCATTTCGTGCAAACGATCCAAACTTTCTGAAGTTAACGAAGGATTGGGAGAACCGTCTGAGATGCACACAGCCATCACTGTGGACAAGGGAACCTTTACTTGCTCTGCGAAGGGTGGTTTTTAGTCAGAGTCATATGAATGTTCAAGTTGGGAACTGCTGGCTTCAGTATGCTAAGCTCTGCCGTTTGGCTGGTCACAGTGAGACAGCCCACCTTGCAATACTAGAAGCAGATGCCTCAGGTGCCCCCAATGCTCACATGGAGAAGGCAAAGTATCTCTGGAATATACGGAAGTTTGATAGCGCTATAGCTGAACTTCAGCAAACGCTTATCAACATGCCAGCGGAAGTTTTGGGAAATGCTGTCGTTTCATCTCTTTGTAGCCTCTCTCTTGCTTTGCCAAATGCACCTATCTCTGCAACACAAGCATCGAAAGAGAATCCAGATGTGTCTAAAACCCTGCTTCTCTATACTAGATGGATTCACAATACAGGGCAAAAACAGAGTGCGGATATCAAATCTCTCTATTCTAGAGTAACGGAATTGCGGCCCAAGTGGGAAAAAGGTTTTTTCTGCATGGCAAAGTTTTTTGATGATTTGCTTGTTGATGCTAGGAAAAGGCAAGAAGATAAGTTTGCTTGTAAAGTTGGATCAGTCCCTTCTAGCTCTGCAAGCAGGGCAATTGAAGAAAAAGAGAAGCCTTGGTGTGAATTTCTTCCGGGAGTGCTACTATGTTATGGAAAAGCACTTCACAAAGGACATAAGAATCTTTTTCAAGCACTGCCTCGAATGCTTACTCTTTGGTTTGAATTTGGAAGCATATATGTCCGAAATGAATCTTCCTCCAATCAAC GCCTCATACGTGGGTGTTTGAAGgatctaccaacatatcagtgGCTTACTGTGCTGTCTCAGTTGATCTCCCGCATCTGTCACCAAAATGCTGATGTTGTCAGAATGGTCAAATGCATCATCACATCTATTTTACGGGAATACCCTCAACAAGCTCTTTGGATGATGGCTGCAGTGTCTAATTCCACTGTTCTGGCAAGACGAGATGCTGCTGCAGAAATATTGCAGTCAGCAAAGAAAGGATGTCGGCGTGGGAGTAATGCACTCTTCAGTCAATTTACTAATCTTATAGGCCATCTTATTAGGCTCTGCTCTCATCCAGGGCAACCAAGGGCGAAAACAATAAACATCTCAACTGAGTTCAGTGCCTTGAAAAGAATGATGCCACTAGGAATTATCTTACCTGTCCAGCAAGCTTTAACTGTGACTCTGCCATCATATGATTCAAATATGTCGGATCAATCTGGTTTTCACCCCTTCTCAGTCTCTCAACATCCCACTATAGCTGGAATAGCTGATGAAGTAGAAATTCTTAACTCCCTTCAGAAACCAAAGAAG GTTGTTTTCCTCGGAAGTGATGGAGTTGAACGTCCATTTCTTTGCAAACCTAAGGATGATCTTAGGAAAGACTCACGCATGATGGAGTTCAATGCAATGATCAACCGTCTCCTCTCCACGGTCCCTGAGAGCCGCAGGAGAAAGCTCTATATCAGAACCTTTGCAGTGGTACCACTTACCGAAGATTGTGGAATGGTAGAATGGGTGCCCAATACTCGTGGTCTTCGGCATATTCTTCAGGACATCTACATAACTTTTGGGAAGTTTGATAGGGCGAAAACAAATTCACAAATCAAGAAGATATATGACACATGCCATGGGAAAATGCCTGACGATGTGATGCTGAAGATCAGAATCCTTCCAATGTTTCCCCCAGTTTTCCACAAATGGTTCTTGACAACATTCTCTGAACCAGCTGCATGGTTTCGTGCTAGAGTGGCATATGCACATACCACAGCAGTGTGGTCAATGGTTGGGCACATCGTGGGGCTGGGCGACAGGCATGGTGAAAACATCCTCTTCGACTCGACGACCGGGGACTGTGTGCACGTGGATTTTAGCTGCCTGTTTGATAGGGGCTTGCTACTGGACAAGCCTGAGGTGGTGCCGTTTAGGCTTACACAG AACATGATCGATGGCTTGGGCATCACTGGGTATGAAGGCGTATTTTTAAAGGTCTGTGAAATCACTCTATCTGTTCTCAGGACCCACAAGGAGACCCTCATGACTGTCCTTGAGACCTTCATCCATGATCCACTCGTCGAGTGGACCAAACTTAACAAGTCTAGCGGAGGTGAAGTCCAGAACCCACACGCGCAG AGGGCCATCACTAACATCAAAGCGAGGCTCCAGGGAGTTCTGGTGGGTGCTAAAGCCAGCCCTTCACTGCCGCTCTCCGTGGAAGGCCAAGCGCGGCGGCTGATCGCTGAAGCAGTCTCCCTCAACAACCTCGGCAAAATGTACATCTGGTGGATGCCATGGTTCTAA